The nucleotide sequence TTAATCGTGTAGCACCTAAATAAAACTTAGACGGCGTTCGGTGAAGATCTTTAAAACAAGGCCTGATCCACTCGCCCTCCTCATTTGCTGTCTATGCCAGTGAACCCAGTCGTGCTGTTTTCATTCCTCCAAATCATAAATTTCCGATGGAAAAAATGGGATCAAAATCCTTTTCTTTGATTAGGTCAAAGTCTTCCAcaagaaaatataataatttcgTTCTTAGAAGTCTTCGTTCAACGAAGGCGTTCGTCCACGCTTCAGATTCGAGGAATCTTCATTGCCTTCGCTTTCACGTACCTCACGTTCGGCTAACGGACAAAGGGGAATTGAATTTCTTGCAACCTAAAACTttggtaaattatattttaacttACAAGCATGTGGTTTCTCTTCTTTCTGTCCACTTTTGGGGCGTGTTTACGAGGAATTTACCAGCGGGAGAAATTTTCTGAAGTGACGGGAACCCCACATCATCATGAACAGTTGGTGTACTCATCTAATTGGAGTATGCCACGTTTCCTATGAAAAATTCTAtctgttttagtttttaagaaaattaattaaacaaaaactaaacccaaaaaaattaaacatctCGACTGCGGACCTAACATCACCATTGACAATTGACCGCTGGAATACCCCTTCAATGAAATCACGACATCTGTTCTATTAATAAATCTACAAGGTTTatcttttaaataattaattaattaaaaactaaaactgaaaGACTCAAATACAAAATATGCAGGCCATACAACCCCTCTCCGGCGAGACACACCAACCTCAATCTCGTCCAAATCTGGTACCACACCACctccctctcttcctcttcctcacagACGAACAACAGGCAGAGAGTGGCAGATGGAGTTTCTCCAATCGATAACCCGCCGACGCTATATGCCCCTGCTGGAACCCATGTGGACCATCTTCCTCGTCGTCCTCTTTGAGAAAGAAGGATGAAATAGAAATTGGGAGGAAGACGGATCAGACGCCGGGTTCGACTCCACCGGAGgatgatattgtccgttttggactCCTAACACATcctcactgttttgtttttaggaactcacacaaAAACTTCCCGGATCACCTATCCTGgaattgctctcgtgcgaactcgcttaacttcagattTCCGATAAACttcgaaaccagtgagctcccaaaatgcctcgtgttaggtagagatggaaatatacatatacgaCTTACATGATCTTCactcctggacgatgtgggatgttacaatccaccccctttaggggcctaacgtcctcgtcgacacacttcTGGCCAatgattggctctgataccaaattgtcacatcccggcccaggcccccaccacaacccGGGCTCGATTCCAccatagtacgatattgtccgctttgggccccgaccacttcctcacggttttgttttgaagaactcatacgagaacttcccagtgggtcacccatcctcgaattgctctcgcgcgaactcacttaacttcggagttccaatgaactcggaagccagtgagctcccaaaaagcctcgtgctaggtaaagataagaatatacatataaggcttacatgatcatcatccctggacgatgtgggatgttacatccAGGAATCAAAGTTTTGTTCCAAAATTaccttaatttattttcttaatttcaaaaTAGCCTTACAAACTTCATCGCCAAATCCAATAGAGGTACCCATATCACTCTCTTCTCCAGTCTCATCCAATTTTCCTAGGAGGAGCGTTGGCTCCGGTCACACCCGAACCCCAATTCTCCTCGTCACTTGCAGAATTTAAGAACGAGAGAGACAGATAATGATGCATGTGAATCTGCGAATTCGGAAGGTGGTGGGATGGTTGTGGGGGCTAGGGAAGAAGAGGATATGGATGGAAGGGAGGAGGAGTGGAGGACCTGTGAATCTGAGAGGTCGTGGGAAGGCTGTGGGGGTTGGGGAAAGATAGGATTGAAGAAAGGGAGGAGATGAGGGTGctggcttttttattttttatttacataaaTACTACCTTAAGAAGAGCTTCTTCAattattttatgaattagtATGATATGATATATAAATCAATTCCAATAACtttatatgaaaaataattatttagtaTAAGGGGTAGTTTGGTAATGATACTATTTTTAAATCCGATTCAACTgaataaataaacaagtttTATGGAATTAACACCAATTTTATTCCAATTCCAGATgatttagtaaacaacttcaataggaatctgattctgattccATCTTAATCAAATTCCCCTTCAATTCAATTCCCCTCAATCttattacggattagtaaacacGCCCTTGGTGTAATAACTATCACATACATTAAAGTAAAATAGTAGGGCTTCTGAACTTTATCTCATATCCCTCGACTGTAAAACTAAAACCTAATTCGAAAACGAAAACGAAAATACTCAGGTTCCTTTATATGTAAGAGGTCACACATCTTTATAGACAAATTACAATTtgaaatgcaagcataaatttctctttttgtggTTTTAATAAGTTATTTTTATCGAATATTATCATTAGAGGTTTAAAATACTATTAACTTATGTGTCAGACTGCAATATGCATGTATCGAGAAAAAGCGACGGAAGTAAGCAAGTGTAAATAAAAAACAGTGAATATGAGTTAACAGCGCTAAGTGATAGGCACAAACCCACAAAGAATTGGTGGGTTTTTAACACTTTCTCCGTTGACCATAAATTTTCCAAGTCGTCCCCTACTGAAACTCCATGCCATTTGTGACCCTGCAATGATTCTGGAAAATCCCCCAATTTCTAACgtctatttcaatttcatatctcATAAAAAGGATCACAACCCTTGAGTTCTAACTTGTCCTCAACACAACCGCGGGAACCAACGAACTTTTGAAATCCCCCTCCCTCCAAATGGCTAGACACACCCCAACATCTTCTCTCCAAAcccacctccacctcctcctccttctcctcctcctcctcctcctccgccatGCCAACTCCCAATCCCTCCAAGACCAAGAACAAGCAGTCCTTCTGAAACTCAAGTCCTACTTACAGTCTCCACCATTTCTCAGCCATTGGATCCCATCAAACTCAAACACTTCTTCCCACTGCTCCTGGCCTGAAATTTCCTGCACAAACAACTCCGTCACTGGATTGTCTCTCGTCAACTTGAACATAACCCTGCCGGTTCCACCCTTCATCTGTGATCTCACAAACCTCACACACGTCGATCTCAACTACAACTGCCTCCCCGGAGAGTTCCCAAAATCTCTCTACAAGTGTTCCAAGCTAGAATACTTGGACCTCTCACAAAACTACTTTGTAGGCCCGATTCCTGATGACATCGACAGCCTGCCCCGGCTTAAGCAGCTTATCCTTGGCGGAAACAACTTCTCCGATATTCCTCCGGCAATAGGGCGGTTGCAAGAGCTCGAGAATCTTCAGCTGTGGATGAACCAGTTCAATGGCTCTGTCCCGCCAGAAATAGGTAACTTGTCCAATCTCAAAGACCTAAACATGTCTTTCAACATAAACCTTGTGCCTTGGACCTTGCCTTCCAATTTCACCAAGTTGAAAAAGCTCAAGAATTTATGGATACGGCAATCGAACTTGATTGGAGAGCTTCCTGAGACACTTGGGGAGATGGAAGCATTGGAAGTAATTGATTTGGCAATAAACAGTTTGAGTGGGAGGATCCCGAACGGTTTGTTTACGTTGAAGTATTTGAGTATAGTCTATCTCTTCAGGAACAATCTTTCCGGGGAGGTCCCTCCAGTGATTGGGTCATGGAACTTGAGCATTCTTGATATCTCTGAGAACACTTTAACAGGGACAATACCAGAAGAGTACGGCAATCTTACCAAATTAACAGAGTTGGCTTTGTTTCTCAATGATTTTTCGGGTGAAATTCCGAAGAGCATTGGCCGCCTGCCAAACCTCAGACAATTCAGAATGTTCAACAACAATTTTTCAGGAACATTGGCTCCAGAGTTTGGGAAGTACTCGAAGCTCGAAGCTTTTGAAGTTTGCGTCAATAGGCTAACAGGAAAACTGCCAGACGATTTGTGCTATTGGGGTAAGCTGGAAGACATTGTAGCTTATGGGAATTATCTGAGTGGAGCATTGCCAAGCACTCTTGGAAATTGCAGCAGTTTGAAGATTGTCAAGGTTCAAGATAATATGCTGTCTGGAAACATTCCTAGCGGTATGTGGACGGCGCCAAACTTGACTACTGTGCTGGTGAGCAACAACTCGCTTACTGGCAAGCTTCCTGAGAAGATGTCATCGAATCTTTCGCGGTTGGAAATGAGAGACAACAGATTTTCGGGCAACATTCCAATCGGGGTGTCTTCCTGGACAGGTTTGAAGGTTTTTGACGCCGGTAATAACCACTTTAGCGGTGCTGTTCCTCAGGAGTTAACCGCGCTTTCTAGTTTAATGACTCTTTCTCTTGATCAGAATCAGCTCACTGGCTCCCTTCCATCGGATATTGTGTCGTGGGAGTCACTCGCTAGTCTTAATTTCAGTCGAAATCAGCTCTCTGGAACAATTCCTGAGAAACTTGGTCTTCTGCCGGGACTTACTGAATTAGACCTTTCAGCAAACCAACTTTCTGGCGAAATTCCAGATCAACTCGGGCGTCTGAAGCTCAACCAATTCAATCTCTCTTCCAATCACCTCTCCGGGGAGATCCCTATCGAATTTGAAAACGCTGCGTATGAAGGAAGCTTCCTGGACAATCGAGGCCTCTGCACATCTAGCTCAGCGGCAATAAAGCTCTCCATATGCAATTCTGAATCCCGAAAGTCCAGTAAACTTTCGTCCAAATCTCTTGCACTGATTTTATCCTTAGGCATACTGTTGTGCTTGTTGGCTTTTTCCATCTTGGTCATCGTGGTCAGAGTTTACTGCAACAGAAATGGTGATTCTAACTGGAAGCTCAACACATTTCAGAGGTTGAATTTCACAGTGCCGAAAATCCTATCGGGGTTGACAGAAAGTAATCTGGTTGGCAGTGGCGGATCAGGAAAAGTTTATCGTGTTCCTGTGAATCGCAATGGTGATGTTGTTGCTGTGAAGAAGATTTGgaagaataagaatttagaagAGAAGCTTGAGAAAGAGTTTCTTGCTGAAGTCAAGATCTTGAGCTCAATTCGACATGCCAACATAGTGAAGCTGATGTGCTGCATTTCCAGTCAGACTTCAAAACTTCTCGTCTACGAGTACTCAGATAATCGGAGCCTGGATCGATGGCTGCACACGAGAAACAGGCCATCCAATCTCTTGAGGTCAGTCCATCATGTCGCGCTCGACTGGCCTAAGAGGTTGCGGATTGCAGTGGGGGCAGCTCAGGGCCTCAGCTATATGCACCACGATTGCGTGCCACCTGTTGTACATCGTGACATGAAATCGAGCAACATTTTATTGGACTCCGATTTCAATGCAAAAATAGCAGATTTTGGTCTGGCTAAGATGTTGGTCAAGGAAGGAGAACTTGCTACAATGTCATCTGTTGCTGGCTCCTTTGGCTACATGGCTCCAGGTAAACCTTATACCCCACAAATGCTAAAGTTCGGGCATGTCTGAGACCGCTTCTTTATAAAGCACTTCTTATAAGTACTTTTGCAAGAAGTGGTTTTCTCTTCTGCTCATAAACTTTTGCTAAAGCAAtcgaccaaaaaacaaaaaaaaaaatgcttctaTGACCCATAAgcactttttaagtttttttgccAACAGCAGTTAGAAACTTAGAAGTGCTTTGAGTTGTTAGAAAAGTGCATTTAGCCCTTCTAAAGGCAATCTCAAGTAAGCCCTTAGTGCCTAAAGAAGCATgtgtattttctttcatttcgcATTAGCAATCTGTAAACTGATTTTTCTTACCCTAAATGCAGAATACGCCCACACAACGCGAGTGAATGAAAAGATCGATGTGTATAGTTTTGGGGTCATCCTTCTGGAGTTGACAACCGGCAGGGAAGCCAACCACGGCGATGAACACACTGCCCTCGCTGAATGGGCATGGCGCCATGTTCACGAAGAAAACACTATCGCAGACGCTTTGGACCAGGACGTCAAAGAACCTTGTTACTTGGACGAAATGTGCTCGGTTTTCAAACTTGGCCTCAGTTGCACAGAGAGACTTCCAGCTAGTAGGCCTTCCATGAAGGTCGTTCTGCAAATCTTGCTCCGATGCAGCCGTCCAGTTATCAACGGTGAAAAGACTGAGTACTTTGCCGCTCCTCTGCTCAAGAACTCGAAGCGTGAGAGGATTTTGGAAGACAAGAATGGTAGTTTGGCAACAAATGTCTGATGCGAAGAGGAAACAAGTAAAGGGGAAATAAGACTTTCATTTAGGGTCGGTCTTAAGCTGATCAAATGCTTTACTAGAGAAGGAATTAGATAGTCATAGTGATCAGATGTATACTAGAGTGCAGCTCTGCATCGTTTAGGATGCCGAGCTGCACTCTAGAAGACAAAACTACCCTGTATATTTGAGTATGTATCAAAATAACGAGTAGCATCGTTTAGGATGCCGAGCTGCACTCTAGACGACAAAACTACCCTGTATATTTGAGTATGTATCACAATAACGAGTAGCGAAAACTTCTTGAAAAATCAGCAAGAACTGATGGCCCGTAAAAACCTGTATTATTTGCAACAGGGAAACATGAGAGAATGTTCCGCAAAAAGTGCATACTCACAGTTTACATCCCCTATTTTTATTAAGTAATCCAGGAGAAACAAGCTTATAAATTGATCAACAACACAACGCCTAAACATCCGCAGAGGGAAACAACGGGCTGCAGCAAGAAAGCTTAGCCGATTGCCTACTCCAACTGCCGATTATGATCCTACGACAATTACCGGCTCTAAAGGTTCATAAATTACGGATGGGGTGCAAGATCTTCCAAACTAGGAGCTAAGAATAACACGAATTGATCCAAAGGAAATAGTGGGAAGATAGGGGAAACGAAAATACACTAAAATTGAGAATTTCACACTTCATTCATCTACCCTGGTCTTGACCATTTTATGACTCCTCTACCTCGAGGTACTGGGAGTGAGAGGCTGCTAGGAGGGCAGCACCAATTCCAGAGCCGTCGTTTGAGAGCTCGATAGAAATGTGCTCAGCAGCTTCGTCGCCCAACAACTCCTTGAGAGTACTCTCCATGCTGGTGCGGAATTCAGTGTAGTGCTCATACAAACCGCCATCCAGTGCTACCGCCGATTTTTGCTTCTCTCCATCCTTAACTGTGTCTCTACCTAGCTTCTTAAGCACTCCCAAGATCCCAGCAGCAGATAGGCGAGCCCCACGAGTGGCAACTATGTCACATAGCGCCACGACAACCCTTCTCATTTTCAATGAGGTGTTGGAGATCTACAATtatcaaaaaatcaaaaacaatAAACACTTGTCACCTGTCTAAAGATTGGCTATgaaattttatagaaaaatagGAATTATGGTCACTTTCTAAAAGTGCATGCTCAAGGatgatacaaaaaaaaaaaacacaatcgTATCATGTCCACCCTATGAAAATGTTATTCAGTGAAAGGTATAATGTCTTCAACCTTTTAtcaatttttacttttctaaCCACCCTCCCACGAGAAttatgaaaaggaaaagaaaaaaaaaactaaagttGCACAGCCAGATAACAAAATGATCGTTTTTTTCCAATAGAATGGGCAATTTACCTCAAGGATGTCCTTGAGTTTGTTCCCGACCACTTTCAGATCCGGAGATGAGTCATGATGCATGGCAGACATGACAGGAGTCCTGCAAATAATACAACACCATAAAGATTCAGAAAATTGTACGCTATTCCAAAGTTAATGCACAATCCAAGCAAAAGCAATAGGTGAAACACTTAATTTAGACTTTCATACACAGACCTcagtttgaacaaaaaaaataacgaCAATTGGCAAGTAATCCACAATGGCAGAAGCATCAAGTTTTAATCTAGGCACCATTGAGAAGCAAAACAGACGTTATGACCATGTGGAAGTCACTTGCCATTCCGAACAGATGGAATTAACCACATTATCTGATGCTCCATTGCGATGGTGTATTTTGATATTCAGGAATAGACCTGCCCAATTCCTCTTGACAGTTGTCTATGCAGAATCCAAGACATTCCCAGAATTTAATCCGCAAACGAAATGGAAAGGCTGGCTACTTTTAGTTTCAAGTTTGTGGTTAGATTTTCAAATTGGGACAAAATCTGGGTTTCACACAACTCCAAGACATCAAGACACAGAATTCATAGCAGGcagcaaagaacaagaagaaaagccgtaagtgaaaatttgaaatgctTGCCAGAATATCAATGGGATAATCATATAATGGATCGGATTTGATTTCTGGTTGTAGAGAGTTTAATTGTAAACTGGTTCAAGACTTCAAGTCCATCATAGGTATACTTTCAATAAATTTTATTGACTATGTAAGTATGACCATGTATTGTACACCCAAGTATTTCACAGAAAAAGGTCTGCTCAAAACACAAATCCTCTTAAAATTTGGGAACACACAAACACGTCCAATGACATACTTCAAGCTAACAAGGTTTGAAAAAATATCGTCTACAAAAAATGTTGGAATATACCTTAGTAAAAATGGAATTTTCAGTTTTGGCGGGACAACATCACCAAAAAAGTCAGCTTCTTCAGCCATCTTGAGCAATACTCTGCGCACAATGTCCCC is from Pyrus communis chromosome 10, drPyrComm1.1, whole genome shotgun sequence and encodes:
- the LOC137746470 gene encoding receptor-like protein kinase HSL1, yielding MARHTPTSSLQTHLHLLLLLLLLLLLRHANSQSLQDQEQAVLLKLKSYLQSPPFLSHWIPSNSNTSSHCSWPEISCTNNSVTGLSLVNLNITLPVPPFICDLTNLTHVDLNYNCLPGEFPKSLYKCSKLEYLDLSQNYFVGPIPDDIDSLPRLKQLILGGNNFSDIPPAIGRLQELENLQLWMNQFNGSVPPEIGNLSNLKDLNMSFNINLVPWTLPSNFTKLKKLKNLWIRQSNLIGELPETLGEMEALEVIDLAINSLSGRIPNGLFTLKYLSIVYLFRNNLSGEVPPVIGSWNLSILDISENTLTGTIPEEYGNLTKLTELALFLNDFSGEIPKSIGRLPNLRQFRMFNNNFSGTLAPEFGKYSKLEAFEVCVNRLTGKLPDDLCYWGKLEDIVAYGNYLSGALPSTLGNCSSLKIVKVQDNMLSGNIPSGMWTAPNLTTVLVSNNSLTGKLPEKMSSNLSRLEMRDNRFSGNIPIGVSSWTGLKVFDAGNNHFSGAVPQELTALSSLMTLSLDQNQLTGSLPSDIVSWESLASLNFSRNQLSGTIPEKLGLLPGLTELDLSANQLSGEIPDQLGRLKLNQFNLSSNHLSGEIPIEFENAAYEGSFLDNRGLCTSSSAAIKLSICNSESRKSSKLSSKSLALILSLGILLCLLAFSILVIVVRVYCNRNGDSNWKLNTFQRLNFTVPKILSGLTESNLVGSGGSGKVYRVPVNRNGDVVAVKKIWKNKNLEEKLEKEFLAEVKILSSIRHANIVKLMCCISSQTSKLLVYEYSDNRSLDRWLHTRNRPSNLLRSVHHVALDWPKRLRIAVGAAQGLSYMHHDCVPPVVHRDMKSSNILLDSDFNAKIADFGLAKMLVKEGELATMSSVAGSFGYMAPEYAHTTRVNEKIDVYSFGVILLELTTGREANHGDEHTALAEWAWRHVHEENTIADALDQDVKEPCYLDEMCSVFKLGLSCTERLPASRPSMKVVLQILLRCSRPVINGEKTEYFAAPLLKNSKRERILEDKNGSLATNV